A stretch of the Taeniopygia guttata chromosome 3, bTaeGut7.mat, whole genome shotgun sequence genome encodes the following:
- the LOC115494690 gene encoding ostricacin-3-like has protein sequence MRILHMLLVVLFLMLQGAAAQLFPRLNNPCLMQNGRCFRGICRRPYYWIGTCSNGYSCCKR, from the exons ATGAGGATCCTTCACATGCTCCTGGTTGTCCTCTTCCTGATGCTCCAAGGAGCTGCAG CACAATTGTTTCCTAGGCTAAACAACCCTTGTTTGATGCAAAATGGACGCTGCTTCCGAGGGATTTGTCGCCGCCCCTATTACTGGATTGGAACGTGTAGCAATGGATATTCTTGCTGCAAAAGGTGA
- the LOC101233915 gene encoding gallinacin-2, with protein MKILYLLFSFLFLALQVSPGLSSPRREMFLCRGGSCHFGGCPIHLIKVGRCFGFRSCCKSPWNVKEVDEPFIEE; from the exons ATGAAGATCCTTTACctgctcttttctttcctcttcttggCACTCCAGGTTTCTCCAG GTTTGTCTTCGCCCCGGAGGGAAATGTTTCTCTGTAGAGGAGGGAGCTGTCACTTTGGAGGATGTCCCATCCACCTGATTAAAGTTGGACGTTGCTTTGGGTTCCGCTCCTGCTGCAAATC gCCATGGAACGTAAAAGAAGTTGATGAGCCATTCATTGAAGAGTaa
- the LOC115494689 gene encoding gallinacin-9 isoform X1 produces MRILFFLVAVLFFLFQAAPAYSQETADTLACRQSRGSCSFVPCSAPLVDIGTCRGGKLRCCKWTPSS; encoded by the exons aTGAGGATCCTTTTCTTCCTCGTCGCtgttctcttcttcctcttccaggctgctccag CTTACAGCCAGGAAACCGCTGACACCCTCGCATGCCGGCAGAGCCGGGGCTCCTGCTCCTTcgtgccctgctctgctcctctggtCGACATCGGGACCTGCCGTGGTGGGAAGCTAAGATGCTGCAAATG GACCCCCAGCTCCTAA
- the LOC115494689 gene encoding gallinacin-9 isoform X2 yields the protein MRILFFLVAVLFFLFQAAPAYSQETADTLACRQSRGSCSFVPCSAPLVDIGTCRGGKLRCCKW from the exons aTGAGGATCCTTTTCTTCCTCGTCGCtgttctcttcttcctcttccaggctgctccag CTTACAGCCAGGAAACCGCTGACACCCTCGCATGCCGGCAGAGCCGGGGCTCCTGCTCCTTcgtgccctgctctgctcctctggtCGACATCGGGACCTGCCGTGGTGGGAAGCTAAGATGCTGCAAATGGTAA